One Deltaproteobacteria bacterium genomic region harbors:
- the tsaE gene encoding tRNA (adenosine(37)-N6)-threonylcarbamoyltransferase complex ATPase subunit type 1 TsaE yields MTANAYRITTGSQEATRALGRTLGGLLGGGEILGLTGDLGSGKTCFVHGLAEGLAVGRNSWVRSPTFTLINEYEGRVPLVHVDLFRVAPGAEMEDLHLEEYFASGSVCVIEWFERLDAVGVEEFLAVAFRYVDEDRRELRFAAHGTRYEELVAALRRGDPIGPGPFDKARDGRGEA; encoded by the coding sequence ATGACGGCCAACGCATATCGAATCACGACGGGCTCGCAAGAGGCCACCCGGGCCCTGGGGCGGACCCTCGGCGGCCTGCTCGGCGGCGGCGAGATCCTGGGGCTCACGGGCGATCTCGGCAGTGGCAAGACCTGCTTCGTCCACGGTCTTGCCGAGGGGCTCGCGGTGGGCCGGAACAGTTGGGTGCGGAGCCCCACCTTCACGCTCATCAACGAGTACGAGGGACGGGTGCCGCTGGTCCACGTGGACCTCTTCCGCGTGGCCCCAGGCGCGGAGATGGAAGACCTGCACCTGGAAGAATACTTCGCGTCCGGCAGCGTGTGCGTCATCGAGTGGTTCGAGCGCCTGGACGCCGTCGGCGTGGAGGAGTTCCTCGCCGTGGCCTTCCGCTACGTGGACGAGGACCGGCGGGAGCTGCGCTTCGCCGCGCACGGCACGCGGTACGAGGAATTGGTGGCCGCGCTGCGGCGAGGCGATCCCATCGGTCCCGGGCCCTTCGACAAGGCTCGGGACGGGCGTGGCGAGGCGTAG
- a CDS encoding aspartate kinase, which yields MGLIVQKYGGTSVGMVERIRNVARRVAAARAAGNDVVVVVSAMSGETNRLLNLANQVSAHVDDREIDVLLASGEQVSCALLALALKDLGQPARSFLGHQVRIATDNVYGRARIKSIDATRVLESLERREVVVVAGFQGVDEDDNITTLGRGGSDTSAVAMAAALNAAVCEIYTDVDGIYTADPFVCARARKLDRITYDEMLEMASMGARVLQIRSVELAKKFGVPVHLRSSFNDVEGTWLVEEEEQMDSVLVSAVTCDNDEAKITIRGVPDRAGLAAQIFGPIADANIVVDMIIQNASEDGTTDVTFTVPRKDHTKAMELIEKTASLIQAKGVASDTRVAKVSVVGVGVRTNAGVAARMFKALADQSINIEMISTSEIKVSVVVNEEDSHRAVDTLHASLIEGQVRA from the coding sequence ATGGGATTGATCGTACAGAAATACGGCGGCACCTCCGTCGGCATGGTGGAACGCATCCGCAACGTCGCCAGGCGCGTGGCCGCCGCGCGCGCGGCGGGGAACGACGTGGTGGTGGTGGTGTCGGCCATGTCCGGCGAGACCAACCGTCTGCTGAACCTGGCCAACCAGGTTTCGGCGCACGTGGACGACCGGGAGATCGACGTGCTCCTGGCGTCGGGAGAGCAGGTGTCGTGCGCGCTCCTGGCGCTGGCGCTCAAGGACTTGGGACAACCGGCGCGCTCGTTTCTCGGGCACCAGGTGCGCATCGCCACCGACAACGTGTACGGCCGGGCGCGCATCAAGAGCATCGACGCCACCCGTGTGCTGGAGTCGCTTGAGCGCCGGGAGGTGGTGGTGGTGGCGGGCTTTCAGGGTGTGGACGAGGACGACAACATCACCACTCTGGGGCGCGGCGGCTCGGACACGAGCGCCGTGGCCATGGCCGCCGCCCTGAACGCCGCGGTGTGCGAGATCTACACGGACGTGGACGGCATCTACACGGCGGATCCCTTCGTGTGCGCGCGCGCACGGAAGCTGGATCGCATTACGTATGACGAAATGCTGGAAATGGCCAGCATGGGCGCCCGGGTGCTGCAGATCCGCTCGGTGGAGCTGGCGAAGAAGTTCGGCGTCCCGGTGCACCTGCGCTCGAGTTTCAACGACGTGGAGGGCACCTGGCTGGTCGAGGAGGAAGAACAGATGGATTCGGTTCTGGTTTCGGCAGTGACCTGCGACAACGACGAAGCCAAGATCACTATCCGCGGGGTGCCGGATCGCGCCGGCCTTGCGGCGCAGATCTTCGGCCCCATCGCGGACGCCAACATCGTCGTGGACATGATCATCCAGAACGCGAGCGAGGACGGCACCACCGACGTGACCTTCACGGTGCCCAGGAAGGACCATACCAAGGCCATGGAATTGATTGAAAAAACCGCGTCCTTGATCCAAGCTAAGGGGGTGGCCTCCGATACCCGCGTAGCCAAGGTGTCGGTGGTGGGCGTGGGGGTGAGAACGAACGCGGGCGTAGCCGCGAGGATGTTCAAGGCGCTGGCCGACCAGTCCATCAACATCGAGATGATCTCGACCTCCGAGATCAAGGTGTCGGTGGTGGTGAACGAGGAGGACAGCCACAGGGCCGTGGATACGCTGCACGCTTCGCTGATCGAAGGGCAGGTGAGGGCATGA
- the cimA gene encoding citramalate synthase — protein MSNLLLYDTTLRDGCQSEDVSFSLKDKLRIAESLVELGIHYIEGGYPGSNPRDAEFFKEVSKLDLRKTRIASFGTTRRPSVKPSQDASLKLLLAAKTPVVTLVGKTWDLHVRDDLRISQKANLEVIADSIAYMKKHVDEVMFDAEHFFDGYRNNPKFALECLKAAEEGGADWIVLCDTNGGGLPADIGAAVARAKEELKTPLGVHCHNDGELAVANTMTAVENGVRQIQGTINGFGERCGNLNLCSVLPNLQLKQGHKIVRTSQLRRLREISHLLYELANVVPNKRQPYVGDSAFAHKGGLHVSGIIKNRETYEHIEPELVGSRQRVLVSDLSGRSNIVYKAREYDIDLNGQDTAVHQILNRIKELESQGYEFEAAEASFELLIQEALGKKKRNFRLDGFRVIDEKRVENEAPLSEATVKVEVNGVMEHAAALGSGPVHALDQALRKALTGFYPSLEEVELLDYKVRVLSSGEGTSAAVRVLIESGDGHGQWGTVGVSHNVIEASWQALVDSIDYKLYKDRKKRGPAGKGRAGKAHSAASPAS, from the coding sequence ATGAGTAATTTGTTGCTGTACGATACCACCCTGCGCGACGGGTGCCAGAGCGAGGATGTCTCCTTCAGCCTGAAGGACAAGCTGCGCATCGCCGAGAGCCTGGTGGAGCTGGGCATCCACTACATCGAGGGCGGCTATCCCGGTTCCAACCCGCGCGACGCCGAGTTCTTCAAGGAGGTGTCGAAGCTGGACCTCAGGAAGACCCGGATCGCGTCCTTCGGCACCACCCGCCGGCCGTCGGTGAAACCCTCCCAGGACGCCAGCCTGAAGCTCTTGCTGGCGGCCAAGACCCCGGTGGTGACGCTGGTGGGCAAGACCTGGGACCTGCACGTGCGCGACGACCTGCGCATCAGCCAGAAGGCCAATCTGGAGGTGATCGCCGATTCCATCGCCTACATGAAGAAGCACGTCGACGAGGTGATGTTCGACGCCGAGCACTTCTTCGACGGCTACCGCAACAATCCGAAGTTCGCGCTGGAGTGCCTCAAGGCGGCCGAGGAGGGCGGCGCCGACTGGATCGTGCTGTGCGACACCAACGGCGGCGGCCTGCCCGCCGACATCGGCGCGGCGGTGGCGCGGGCCAAGGAGGAGTTGAAGACGCCGCTGGGGGTCCATTGCCACAACGACGGCGAGCTGGCGGTGGCCAACACCATGACGGCGGTGGAGAACGGCGTGCGCCAGATCCAGGGCACCATCAACGGCTTCGGCGAGCGCTGCGGCAACCTGAACCTGTGCTCGGTGCTGCCCAACCTCCAGTTGAAACAGGGCCACAAGATCGTGCGGACGTCGCAGTTGCGGCGGCTGCGGGAGATCTCGCACCTGCTGTACGAACTGGCCAACGTGGTGCCCAACAAGCGCCAGCCCTACGTGGGCGACAGCGCGTTCGCGCACAAGGGCGGCCTCCACGTCTCGGGCATCATCAAGAACCGCGAGACCTACGAGCACATCGAGCCGGAGTTGGTGGGGAGCCGCCAGCGTGTCCTGGTGTCCGACCTGTCGGGCCGGAGCAACATCGTCTACAAGGCGCGGGAATACGACATCGACCTGAACGGCCAGGACACGGCCGTGCACCAGATCCTCAACCGCATCAAGGAGCTGGAGAGCCAGGGCTACGAGTTCGAGGCCGCGGAGGCTTCCTTCGAGCTGTTGATCCAGGAGGCCTTGGGCAAGAAGAAGCGCAACTTCCGCCTCGACGGATTCCGGGTCATCGACGAAAAGCGGGTGGAAAACGAGGCACCGCTGTCCGAGGCCACGGTCAAGGTGGAGGTGAACGGCGTGATGGAGCACGCCGCCGCCCTGGGCAGCGGTCCGGTGCACGCGCTGGACCAGGCCCTGCGCAAGGCCCTCACCGGCTTCTATCCGTCCCTGGAGGAAGTGGAGCTGCTGGACTACAAAGTCCGGGTGCTGTCGTCGGGGGAGGGCACCAGCGCCGCCGTCCGGGTGCTCATCGAGTCGGGTGACGGCCACGGCCAGTGGGGCACGGTGGGCGTTTCCCACAACGTCATCGAGGCGAGCTGGCAGGCGCTGGTCGAC